A single region of the Alteriqipengyuania flavescens genome encodes:
- the fmt gene encoding methionyl-tRNA formyltransferase, producing MRIIFMGTPDFAVPSLTALARANHEIACVYTQPPRPGGRRGKQLTKTPVHVEAERLGIEVRHPASLKGAEAQAEFAALEAELAVVAAYGLILPQPILDAPTRGCINVHASILPRWRGAAPIQRAILAGDEGTGITLMQMEAGLDTGPMLATVRTQVDAKTAGELTDELAQLGAQLLVGQLEDLDALRPIAQDDEEATYAAKIDKAEARIDWGADAATVLRQVRAFAPAPGAWFMLGEDRVKLHTAELAEGTGAPGEILDQTMTIACGTGAIRPLRLQKAGKPAMVVGEFLRGNAAGPGTRLS from the coding sequence ATGCGCATCATCTTCATGGGAACGCCCGATTTCGCGGTGCCGAGCCTCACGGCCCTCGCCCGCGCCAATCACGAGATCGCGTGCGTCTACACCCAGCCCCCGCGCCCGGGCGGGCGGCGCGGCAAGCAGCTGACGAAGACGCCGGTCCATGTCGAGGCCGAGCGGCTGGGCATCGAAGTGCGCCATCCCGCCAGCCTGAAAGGCGCCGAAGCGCAGGCGGAGTTTGCCGCGCTGGAGGCGGAGCTGGCGGTGGTCGCGGCCTATGGCCTGATCCTGCCGCAACCCATCCTCGACGCGCCAACGCGCGGCTGCATCAACGTCCATGCCAGCATCCTTCCGCGCTGGCGCGGTGCGGCGCCGATCCAGCGCGCGATCTTGGCGGGCGACGAGGGCACCGGGATCACGCTGATGCAGATGGAAGCGGGCCTCGACACCGGCCCCATGCTGGCCACCGTGCGCACGCAGGTGGACGCCAAGACCGCCGGCGAACTGACCGACGAACTGGCGCAGCTGGGCGCGCAGCTGCTGGTCGGCCAGCTGGAGGACCTCGATGCGCTGCGCCCGATCGCGCAGGACGACGAGGAGGCGACCTACGCCGCCAAGATCGACAAGGCCGAGGCACGGATCGACTGGGGCGCGGACGCCGCAACAGTGCTGCGGCAGGTGCGCGCCTTTGCCCCTGCCCCCGGCGCGTGGTTCATGCTGGGCGAGGACCGGGTGAAGCTGCACACGGCCGAACTGGCGGAGGGCACCGGCGCGCCGGGCGAAATCCTCGACCAGACTATGACCATTGCCTGCGGCACGGGCGCAATCCGCCCGCTGCGCCTGCAAAAGGCCGGAAAGCCCGCGATGGTGGTGGGCGAATTTCTGCGCGGCAATGCGGCAGGGCCCGGGACGCGGCTTTCTTGA
- the truA gene encoding tRNA pseudouridine(38-40) synthase TruA: MTRYALTIEFDGGPFQGLQRQKHGPSIQGAIEAAAHRLTGEDVTLYSAGRTDSGVHALAMVSHLNLEKDKDPFRLMEGLNAHLRPDPIVVTDCRIVDGDWHARFSCTGRRYLYRILNRRAPPALLKGRVWHQPRPLDEAAMHDAAQVLVGKHDFTTFRSVNCQSDSPVKSLALLDVERVGEEVHIHAAARSFLHHQVRSMVGCLALVGLGQWNKAKLAEVLEARDRQQLGLNAPAHGLYFVAAEYDEDK, from the coding sequence TTGACCCGCTACGCCCTCACCATCGAATTCGACGGCGGGCCGTTTCAGGGCCTGCAACGCCAAAAGCACGGGCCGAGCATCCAGGGCGCGATCGAGGCGGCGGCGCACCGGCTAACCGGGGAAGATGTCACGCTCTACAGCGCCGGGCGGACCGACAGCGGGGTCCACGCGCTGGCGATGGTCAGCCACCTCAACCTGGAAAAGGACAAGGATCCCTTCCGCCTGATGGAAGGGCTCAACGCGCATTTGCGGCCCGATCCCATCGTCGTGACCGACTGCCGGATCGTGGACGGGGACTGGCACGCCCGCTTCTCCTGCACCGGGCGCCGATACCTCTATCGCATCCTCAACCGCCGCGCGCCGCCCGCGCTGCTGAAAGGGCGCGTGTGGCACCAGCCGCGCCCGCTCGACGAAGCTGCGATGCACGACGCGGCGCAGGTCCTCGTCGGCAAGCACGATTTCACCACTTTCCGCAGCGTCAATTGCCAGTCCGACAGCCCCGTCAAGTCGCTTGCGCTGCTGGATGTCGAGCGCGTGGGCGAGGAAGTGCACATTCACGCTGCCGCGCGCAGCTTCCTCCACCACCAGGTCCGCTCGATGGTCGGCTGCCTTGCGCTGGTCGGGCTCGGCCAGTGGAACAAGGCGAAGCTGGCGGAGGTTCTGGAGGCACGGGATCGCCAGCAACTGGGCCTCAACGCCCCCGCCCACGGATTGTATTTCGTGGCTGCGGAGTATGACGAGGATAAGTGA
- a CDS encoding zinc-binding dehydrogenase has protein sequence MSTTGKQLFTTLESDGTLTVEIAEATFPDPTGNQVLVKMEAAPINPSDLAILTGAADFENAEYSPGKVVAKMPEPFNTGSKARHGQRLPAGNEGAGTVVAAGDGEMAQGLMGQRVACVPGSAFSQYAIADAAMCLPLGDHSAEAGASSFVNPMTALGFVENAKMDGQKAILHTVGASNLGQMLNRICQEDGIALVNIVRKADQADLLKSQGAEHVVNSSDEDFMDKLRSAVEATGAFYGFDPIGGGQMVDHCFKAMEQVAVAQMSEYSRYGSNQAKRMFIYGRLDFGPTVLTPAYGFGWTLSGWLLTPFLQNAGMETVMRMRKRVLDNLTTTFASNYKEKVDLEGMLTKDAILDYRQMKTGEKYLVTPNG, from the coding sequence ATGAGCACCACCGGCAAGCAACTCTTCACCACGCTGGAATCCGACGGCACGCTGACGGTCGAGATCGCCGAGGCCACTTTCCCCGATCCCACCGGCAACCAGGTGCTGGTGAAGATGGAGGCCGCGCCGATCAACCCGAGCGACCTTGCCATCCTGACCGGGGCCGCCGATTTCGAGAATGCGGAATACTCGCCCGGCAAGGTGGTCGCCAAGATGCCGGAGCCGTTCAACACCGGCTCGAAAGCGCGCCACGGCCAGCGCCTGCCCGCCGGTAACGAGGGCGCAGGCACGGTCGTTGCCGCGGGCGACGGCGAGATGGCGCAGGGCCTGATGGGCCAGCGCGTTGCATGCGTACCCGGCAGCGCTTTCAGCCAGTATGCCATCGCCGATGCCGCCATGTGCCTGCCGCTGGGCGACCACAGCGCAGAGGCCGGTGCATCCAGCTTCGTCAACCCGATGACCGCGCTGGGCTTCGTCGAGAATGCGAAGATGGACGGGCAGAAGGCGATCCTCCACACGGTGGGCGCATCGAACCTTGGCCAGATGCTCAATCGTATCTGCCAGGAAGACGGGATCGCGCTGGTCAACATCGTGCGCAAGGCGGACCAGGCGGATTTGCTGAAGTCGCAGGGCGCAGAGCATGTCGTGAACTCCTCGGACGAGGATTTCATGGACAAGCTGCGCAGCGCCGTCGAGGCGACGGGCGCATTCTACGGCTTCGATCCCATCGGCGGCGGCCAGATGGTCGACCACTGCTTCAAGGCGATGGAACAGGTCGCCGTGGCCCAGATGAGCGAATACAGCCGCTACGGCTCCAACCAGGCGAAGCGGATGTTCATCTACGGCCGGCTGGACTTCGGGCCGACGGTCCTCACCCCGGCATACGGCTTCGGCTGGACGCTGTCGGGCTGGCTGCTGACCCCGTTCCTGCAAAACGCGGGCATGGAAACCGTGATGCGGATGCGCAAACGCGTGCTCGACAACCTGACCACGACCTTCGCCAGCAATTACAAGGAAAAGGTCGACCTGGAAGGCATGCTGACCAAGGACGCGATCCTCGACTACCGCCAGATGAAGACGGGCGAGAAATACCTCGTCACCCCGAACGGTTAA
- a CDS encoding transglycosylase domain-containing protein — translation MGIWSLFSRSRDDADRNGGGWQLPDDYGYAGGAQERVDFSRFDAALAYDDDEPRGPIDHRIDHRGDRWWQKRFWFGRRKRWWAVRIVAGILLTFLLLVAYLAITAPLSKSLQPVVPPQITLLAADGTPIARNGAEVEKPVDAAKLPDHVTGAFLAIEDRGFYDHWGISPKGIARAAWTGVGGGSTITQQLAKFTFLTPEQTLTRKAREALIAFWLEAWLTKDEILSRYLSNAYFGDNVYGLRAASLHYFYRQPEKLKPEQAAMLAGLVQAPSAYAPTRHWDRAVRRMGMVKQAMADAGYITQAEADAMPLPRLDVRTKRDVPTGTYFADWALPQARKLTEGGYDRQTLTTTLDSRLQNLARRIVERAPLGGAQAALVAMRPNGEVVAMVGGKDYSKSAFNRVTQAKRQPGSTFKLFVYLAALEAGAEPTDTIDNTAITTGSYRPKNYANRYSETLTLEQAFAQSSNVAAVRLLQDVGSKNVIDMAQRLGVSSPMAEGDPSLALGTSTMTLMELTAAYAGVAGNDYPVEPRAFKAEEAGWFDWLTSGRGEFYSSDLTQIERMLRAAINTGTGRAATLAGPNFGKTGTTQDNRDALFVGYAGEGDNRLVVGVWIGNDDNSPLNGVTGGGLPARIWRDFMVGAKAGTAPAPRPSPQQTDPGGPIEPLDVPDIGDIPLGDGATLGVDGEGANISTEIEGVPIDVRIDRDGVRLNPGQRDAPRDAPREVDPARLEEELQRLER, via the coding sequence ATGGGTATCTGGTCGCTTTTCTCCCGCAGCCGAGACGACGCCGATCGTAACGGCGGCGGCTGGCAGTTGCCGGACGATTACGGTTACGCAGGCGGCGCGCAGGAGCGTGTCGACTTCAGCCGGTTCGATGCTGCGCTGGCCTATGACGACGACGAGCCGCGCGGACCCATAGATCACAGGATCGATCATAGGGGCGATCGTTGGTGGCAGAAGCGCTTCTGGTTCGGCCGGCGCAAACGCTGGTGGGCGGTGCGGATTGTTGCCGGCATCCTGCTAACCTTCCTGCTGCTGGTCGCCTATCTCGCGATCACCGCGCCGCTGTCGAAATCGCTCCAGCCCGTGGTGCCGCCGCAGATCACCCTGCTGGCCGCGGACGGCACGCCGATCGCCCGCAACGGGGCGGAGGTGGAAAAGCCCGTCGATGCGGCGAAGCTTCCCGACCATGTGACCGGAGCTTTCCTCGCCATCGAGGATCGCGGGTTCTACGACCACTGGGGCATCTCGCCCAAGGGCATCGCCCGCGCAGCGTGGACCGGGGTCGGCGGGGGGAGCACGATCACCCAGCAGCTCGCCAAGTTCACCTTCCTCACCCCCGAGCAGACCCTGACCCGCAAGGCGCGGGAGGCCCTGATCGCCTTCTGGCTGGAGGCGTGGCTGACCAAGGACGAGATCCTCAGCCGCTACCTCTCCAACGCCTATTTCGGCGACAATGTGTACGGGCTGCGCGCGGCGAGCCTGCATTATTTCTACCGCCAGCCGGAAAAGCTGAAGCCCGAACAGGCGGCGATGCTGGCCGGGCTGGTGCAGGCGCCGTCCGCCTATGCGCCCACGCGGCACTGGGACCGGGCGGTGCGGCGCATGGGGATGGTGAAGCAGGCGATGGCCGACGCTGGGTATATCACGCAGGCCGAAGCCGATGCGATGCCGCTACCCCGGCTGGACGTGCGCACCAAGCGCGACGTGCCGACCGGGACCTATTTCGCCGACTGGGCGCTGCCCCAGGCGAGGAAGCTGACCGAGGGCGGCTACGACCGGCAGACGCTGACCACAACGCTCGACAGCCGGCTCCAGAACCTCGCCCGCCGCATCGTGGAGCGCGCGCCGCTGGGCGGGGCGCAGGCCGCGCTGGTCGCGATGCGGCCGAATGGCGAGGTCGTGGCGATGGTCGGCGGCAAGGACTATTCGAAAAGCGCGTTCAACCGCGTCACGCAGGCGAAGCGCCAGCCGGGTTCCACCTTCAAGCTGTTCGTCTACCTCGCCGCGCTGGAAGCGGGGGCGGAGCCGACCGATACGATCGACAACACCGCCATCACCACCGGCAGCTATCGCCCGAAGAACTACGCCAACCGCTATTCCGAAACGCTGACGCTGGAGCAGGCCTTTGCCCAGTCCAGCAACGTGGCCGCCGTGCGCCTGTTGCAGGACGTCGGCAGCAAGAACGTGATCGACATGGCGCAGCGGCTGGGCGTGTCTTCGCCGATGGCGGAGGGCGACCCCAGCCTCGCGCTCGGTACGTCCACCATGACGCTGATGGAACTGACCGCCGCCTATGCCGGGGTTGCAGGGAACGATTACCCGGTCGAACCGCGCGCTTTCAAAGCGGAAGAAGCGGGCTGGTTCGACTGGCTGACAAGCGGGCGCGGCGAATTCTATTCCAGCGACCTTACGCAGATCGAACGGATGCTGCGGGCGGCGATCAACACCGGGACGGGCCGCGCGGCGACGCTGGCGGGGCCGAATTTCGGCAAGACGGGCACCACGCAGGACAACCGCGACGCACTGTTCGTCGGCTATGCCGGGGAGGGGGATAACCGGCTGGTCGTGGGCGTGTGGATCGGCAACGACGACAACTCGCCGCTGAACGGCGTGACCGGCGGCGGTCTGCCCGCGCGCATCTGGCGCGACTTCATGGTCGGCGCGAAAGCCGGCACTGCGCCCGCACCGCGCCCATCGCCGCAGCAGACCGACCCCGGCGGCCCGATCGAGCCGCTCGACGTGCCGGACATCGGCGACATCCCGCTGGGTGACGGCGCGACGCTGGGCGTAGACGGCGAGGGCGCGAATATAAGTACCGAGATCGAAGGGGTGCCAATCGATGTCCGGATCGACCGCGACGGCGTGCGCCTCAACCCGGGGCAGCGGGATGCGCCGCGCGACGCCCCGCGCGAGGTCGATCCCGCGCGGCTGGAGGAGGAATTGCAGCGGCTTGAACGGTAG
- the cobS gene encoding cobaltochelatase subunit CobS, whose product MNDMTSTSEHGGQTVLAEPDTTVDVRETFGIDIDMKVPAFSEADERTPDFDANYVFDPDTTLAILAGFAHNRRVMVQGYHGTGKSTHIEQVAARLNWPCVRINLDAHISRIDLIGRDAIVLRDGLQVTEFREGLLPWALQTPTALVFDEYDAGRPDVMFVIQRVLETEGKLTLLDQNRVIRPNKWFRMFATANTVGLGDTSGLYHGTQAINQGQMDRWSLVVGLNYLPHETETEIVAAKNPDIDPKLIGDMVKVADLTRQGFMTGDISTVMSPRTVINWAQNTAIFNDVGFAFRLTFLNKCDEAERSLVAEYYQRVFNTDLPESVVGSA is encoded by the coding sequence ATGAACGACATGACCAGCACCAGCGAACACGGCGGCCAGACCGTCCTTGCCGAGCCCGATACCACCGTGGACGTGCGGGAAACCTTCGGCATCGATATCGACATGAAAGTGCCGGCCTTTTCCGAAGCGGACGAGCGGACGCCCGATTTCGACGCGAACTACGTGTTCGATCCGGATACCACGCTGGCGATCCTGGCGGGCTTTGCCCACAACCGCCGCGTGATGGTTCAGGGCTATCACGGCACCGGCAAATCGACCCATATCGAACAGGTCGCAGCGCGCCTCAACTGGCCGTGCGTGCGCATCAACCTCGACGCGCATATCAGCCGTATCGACCTGATCGGGCGCGATGCCATCGTGCTGCGCGACGGATTGCAGGTGACCGAATTCCGCGAAGGCCTGCTGCCGTGGGCGCTGCAGACCCCGACCGCGCTGGTGTTCGACGAATACGATGCCGGGCGCCCCGATGTGATGTTCGTGATCCAGCGCGTGCTGGAAACGGAAGGCAAGCTGACGCTGCTCGACCAGAACCGCGTGATCCGCCCGAACAAGTGGTTCCGCATGTTCGCCACGGCCAACACCGTCGGCCTTGGCGATACGAGCGGGCTGTATCACGGCACGCAGGCGATCAACCAGGGACAGATGGACCGCTGGAGCCTGGTGGTCGGCCTCAACTACCTGCCGCACGAAACGGAGACGGAAATCGTCGCGGCCAAGAACCCGGACATCGACCCCAAGCTGATCGGCGACATGGTCAAGGTCGCCGACCTTACCCGCCAGGGCTTCATGACCGGCGACATCTCCACGGTGATGAGCCCGCGCACAGTCATCAACTGGGCGCAGAACACGGCGATCTTCAACGATGTGGGCTTCGCCTTCCGCCTCACTTTCCTCAACAAGTGCGACGAGGCGGAGCGCAGCCTGGTGGCCGAATACTACCAGCGCGTGTTCAACACCGACCTGCCCGAAAGCGTGGTCGGCAGCGCCTGA
- a CDS encoding oxygenase MpaB family protein, with protein sequence MPPTLPSEAIRRRVVDHVRGFFNEDGQGEPPSDDALFERDTPIRMVHADIVGMMVGGIRGLLLQMLHPHALQGVLDHSDFRADMHGRLRRTARFIATTSFGQRDRAEAAIARVNRIHEVVKGTLPDGTPYSARDPRTLAWVHVAEADSFLAGYLAYAKPTWPMAKQDEYFRQFAEVARRLGADPVPETRREADALLRDFRPELKATPEAREVARLVLSQRPEGTPRAVQRAVGQAAVDLLPAYARQMLGLKSGGLAVLPARAMTRGIAGGLRWAFRQG encoded by the coding sequence ATGCCGCCAACGCTCCCTTCCGAAGCCATCCGCCGGCGCGTGGTCGACCACGTGCGCGGCTTCTTCAACGAGGATGGCCAGGGGGAGCCGCCGTCCGACGACGCGCTGTTCGAACGCGACACGCCGATCCGCATGGTCCACGCCGATATCGTCGGCATGATGGTGGGCGGAATTCGCGGCCTGCTGCTGCAGATGCTCCACCCCCATGCGCTGCAGGGGGTGCTCGACCATTCGGATTTCCGCGCCGACATGCACGGGCGGCTGCGGCGTACCGCGCGCTTCATCGCCACCACCAGTTTCGGCCAACGCGACCGCGCGGAGGCTGCAATCGCGCGGGTCAATCGCATCCACGAGGTCGTGAAAGGCACGCTGCCCGATGGCACGCCCTACTCCGCCCGCGATCCGCGCACGCTGGCCTGGGTGCACGTGGCAGAGGCGGACAGCTTCCTTGCGGGCTATCTCGCCTATGCAAAGCCCACCTGGCCGATGGCGAAGCAGGACGAGTATTTCCGCCAGTTTGCAGAGGTTGCGCGGCGGCTGGGCGCAGATCCGGTGCCGGAGACGCGGCGCGAGGCGGACGCCTTGCTGCGCGATTTCCGGCCGGAACTGAAAGCGACGCCCGAAGCGCGCGAGGTTGCCCGCCTGGTGCTCTCCCAGCGGCCCGAAGGTACGCCGCGCGCGGTCCAGCGGGCGGTCGGCCAGGCGGCGGTCGACTTGCTGCCCGCATACGCTCGCCAGATGCTGGGGCTGAAAAGCGGCGGTCTTGCGGTCCTGCCCGCCCGCGCGATGACCCGCGGCATCGCGGGCGGTCTGCGCTGGGCTTTCCGGCAAGGCTGA
- a CDS encoding winged helix-turn-helix transcriptional regulator, which translates to MKLQKETKTGQGTHGKWYNDACGTAFAMEVLGERWALLVLRELMLGPRRFSDLRASLPGISAKVLTERLANLESAGVLVKRQMEPPIAARVYELTEWGYRAEPLIQELGRWAAMSGDHDPTLPLSPVSFMLSLRTMFDPAKAAGQAARIGFRFPGDRLVGELADGVLVASRGSLDGCEAVFEAAEAPQLAAIFYGNVAPEDIGVSVEGDREAALRFASIFELPAKMT; encoded by the coding sequence GTGAAGTTACAAAAAGAAACCAAAACCGGGCAGGGCACCCACGGCAAGTGGTACAACGATGCCTGCGGCACCGCCTTCGCGATGGAGGTGTTGGGGGAGCGTTGGGCGCTGCTCGTGCTGCGCGAACTGATGCTGGGTCCGCGCCGCTTTTCGGACCTGCGCGCCAGCCTGCCGGGCATTTCCGCCAAGGTGCTGACGGAACGGCTGGCCAATCTCGAAAGCGCCGGTGTGCTGGTGAAACGGCAGATGGAGCCGCCGATCGCCGCGCGCGTCTACGAACTCACCGAGTGGGGCTACCGGGCGGAGCCGCTGATCCAGGAACTGGGGCGCTGGGCGGCCATGTCGGGCGATCACGATCCCACGCTGCCGCTTTCGCCGGTGTCCTTCATGCTCTCGCTGCGCACGATGTTCGACCCCGCAAAGGCGGCCGGGCAGGCGGCCCGGATCGGCTTCCGCTTTCCCGGCGACCGGCTGGTCGGTGAACTGGCCGACGGGGTGCTTGTCGCATCGCGCGGTTCGCTCGACGGGTGCGAAGCCGTGTTCGAAGCCGCCGAAGCGCCGCAGCTGGCGGCGATCTTTTATGGCAACGTGGCGCCCGAAGACATCGGTGTTTCGGTCGAGGGGGATCGGGAGGCGGCCCTGCGCTTCGCCTCGATCTTCGAGCTTCCGGCCAAGATGACCTGA
- a CDS encoding DUF1428 domain-containing protein — MYIDGFVIVVPTANKQKFIDHANTGDSVFIDMGATRVLECWGDDVSEGKVTDFRKAVQAKDDETVVFSWIEWPDKPTRDAAMARMMSDDFDDERMDMEKNPMPFDGKRLIFGGFAPVVELKGE; from the coding sequence ATGTATATCGACGGTTTCGTGATCGTGGTGCCTACCGCGAACAAGCAGAAGTTCATCGACCACGCCAACACCGGCGACAGCGTATTCATCGACATGGGCGCGACCCGCGTGCTGGAATGCTGGGGCGACGATGTTTCCGAAGGCAAGGTCACCGATTTCCGCAAGGCTGTGCAGGCGAAGGACGATGAGACGGTCGTTTTTAGCTGGATCGAGTGGCCGGACAAGCCGACCCGCGATGCCGCGATGGCACGGATGATGTCGGACGATTTCGACGATGAGCGGATGGATATGGAGAAAAATCCGATGCCATTCGATGGCAAACGCCTGATCTTTGGCGGGTTTGCCCCGGTAGTAGAATTGAAGGGAGAATAA
- a CDS encoding VOC family protein produces the protein MADGHGDFVWYELMTSDADAAQAFYEPLLGWKFADSGTPGMDYRLGKAAGADVVGLLGLTEEMTAGGARPVWVGYIAVTDIAAAMDSLTSAGGQPFMDIQHMPGVGKMAMVADPQGAPFYLMQPEGEGSTSFAKHEPKVGHCAWNELASADQSAAHEFYTDLFGWEKADTMDMGEMGAYDMYSVNGYTLGAIMAKPAEMPVSLWSYYFRVPEIDGAAEYVKANGGQIIVGPMEIPGGEHVFSAIDPQGAMFSLIGKKG, from the coding sequence ATGGCAGACGGTCACGGCGATTTCGTGTGGTACGAATTGATGACGAGCGATGCCGATGCGGCGCAGGCGTTTTATGAACCCCTGCTCGGCTGGAAATTCGCCGATAGCGGCACGCCCGGCATGGATTACCGGTTGGGCAAGGCCGCCGGCGCGGATGTTGTCGGGCTGTTGGGCCTGACCGAAGAGATGACCGCGGGCGGCGCCCGGCCCGTCTGGGTGGGATATATTGCGGTGACCGATATCGCCGCCGCGATGGACAGTCTCACATCGGCAGGTGGCCAGCCTTTCATGGATATCCAGCATATGCCGGGCGTCGGCAAGATGGCCATGGTGGCCGATCCGCAGGGCGCCCCGTTCTACCTGATGCAGCCGGAAGGCGAAGGCTCCACCTCCTTCGCCAAGCACGAGCCGAAGGTCGGTCATTGCGCCTGGAACGAACTGGCCAGCGCCGACCAATCCGCCGCGCACGAATTCTACACCGATCTCTTCGGCTGGGAGAAGGCCGATACGATGGATATGGGCGAAATGGGCGCCTACGACATGTATTCGGTCAACGGCTACACACTTGGCGCGATCATGGCCAAACCTGCCGAAATGCCGGTCAGCCTATGGAGCTATTACTTCCGCGTGCCGGAAATCGATGGGGCGGCTGAGTATGTGAAGGCGAATGGCGGCCAGATCATCGTCGGTCCGATGGAAATTCCGGGCGGCGAACACGTGTTCTCCGCAATCGATCCGCAAGGGGCCATGTTCAGCCTGATCGGCAAGAAGGGTTAG
- a CDS encoding glutathione S-transferase family protein: MAEFTFFTNPMSRGAIAHWALLEVWADFEYAFVDWGDKPQALLDANPMGKVPTLVHHHEGHDHVVTEAAAICHYLAETHPDAGLLPNAHKKADYFRWLFFAAGPIEAAVTSKAMGWEVPDDKRGMAGFGTYELAVDTLDNWLSSHDYVCGKAFTMADVYVGSQVDWGLMFKSLPDRDSFKVYAERLQQREAYQKARAIEAEQRGDAA, translated from the coding sequence ATGGCCGAATTCACCTTCTTCACCAATCCGATGAGCCGGGGCGCGATTGCGCATTGGGCACTGCTCGAAGTGTGGGCGGATTTCGAATACGCCTTCGTCGACTGGGGCGACAAGCCGCAGGCGCTGCTCGATGCGAACCCGATGGGCAAGGTGCCGACACTTGTCCACCACCACGAGGGCCACGACCACGTGGTGACCGAGGCAGCGGCGATCTGCCACTACCTCGCCGAAACCCACCCCGACGCGGGCCTGCTGCCGAATGCGCACAAGAAGGCCGACTATTTCCGCTGGCTGTTCTTCGCCGCCGGGCCGATCGAGGCGGCGGTGACGAGCAAGGCGATGGGCTGGGAAGTTCCCGACGACAAGCGCGGAATGGCCGGGTTCGGCACTTACGAGCTTGCGGTCGATACGCTCGACAACTGGCTGTCTTCCCACGATTATGTCTGCGGCAAGGCGTTCACGATGGCAGATGTCTATGTCGGCAGCCAGGTCGACTGGGGGCTGATGTTCAAGAGCCTGCCCGACCGCGACAGTTTCAAGGTCTATGCCGAGCGCCTGCAGCAGCGCGAAGCCTACCAGAAGGCGCGCGCGATCGAGGCCGAGCAGCGTGGGGACGCGGCATAA
- a CDS encoding SRPBCC domain-containing protein — MNELSVSRFIAAPPKKVWDVLANRQEEWWCPAPWRVRLDKRAGGACDMTMLGPDGEEMPNRGIYLEWDEGRRFVTTDAITEGFVPAEPFMVGTWKFEPATEDGVVGTRYTASASHWSEEARRNHEEMGFVQGWEACAAQLADICEGESG, encoded by the coding sequence ATAAACGAACTATCCGTTTCGCGCTTCATTGCTGCGCCGCCGAAAAAGGTGTGGGATGTCCTCGCCAACCGGCAGGAGGAATGGTGGTGCCCTGCCCCGTGGAGAGTCCGGCTGGACAAGCGCGCCGGCGGGGCCTGCGACATGACGATGCTCGGCCCCGATGGCGAGGAGATGCCCAATCGCGGGATTTACCTGGAATGGGACGAGGGCCGCCGTTTCGTGACGACCGACGCGATTACCGAAGGTTTCGTGCCGGCGGAGCCCTTCATGGTCGGCACGTGGAAATTCGAGCCGGCGACCGAGGATGGCGTTGTGGGCACGCGCTACACCGCGTCCGCCAGCCACTGGAGCGAAGAGGCGCGCAGGAACCACGAGGAAATGGGCTTCGTGCAGGGTTGGGAAGCCTGCGCCGCGCAGCTTGCCGACATCTGCGAAGGCGAAAGCGGCTGA
- a CDS encoding J domain-containing protein encodes MRQTKFHGRYEADGRLCAVPGCEEAGEFRAPGTQGHGFDGPGSWRWMCLDHVRAHNAGYDFFEGMSADEIFHAQGTTAGWEDVTRAFAGVGEDGLPRWADFTDPLDAIGARAEGIRDAAGRRAATARPMPGGGRFTRAEVQALDVMGLSRDIDRRALRRRYGELVRRYHPDRNGGDRTHEVRLTRVVDAYKLLRESTALA; translated from the coding sequence GTGAGGCAGACGAAGTTCCATGGACGATACGAAGCGGACGGGCGCCTGTGCGCCGTTCCGGGGTGCGAGGAGGCGGGGGAATTCCGTGCGCCGGGCACCCAAGGCCACGGCTTCGACGGGCCGGGCAGCTGGCGCTGGATGTGCCTCGACCACGTGCGCGCGCACAATGCGGGCTATGATTTCTTCGAAGGGATGAGCGCGGACGAGATCTTCCATGCGCAAGGCACGACCGCCGGGTGGGAAGACGTCACCCGCGCCTTTGCCGGGGTGGGGGAGGACGGCTTGCCGCGCTGGGCCGACTTTACCGATCCCCTCGATGCCATCGGCGCCCGGGCGGAGGGCATTCGCGACGCTGCCGGACGCCGCGCCGCCACCGCGCGGCCGATGCCGGGCGGCGGGCGCTTCACCCGCGCAGAGGTGCAGGCGCTGGATGTCATGGGCCTGTCCCGCGATATCGACCGCCGGGCGCTGCGCCGCCGCTATGGCGAGCTCGTGCGCCGGTACCACCCGGACCGCAACGGCGGGGACCGCACGCACGAGGTGCGGCTGACGCGCGTTGTCGATGCCTACAAGCTGCTGCGCGAAAGCACGGCGCTGGCCTAG